The proteins below come from a single Haemorhous mexicanus isolate bHaeMex1 chromosome 18, bHaeMex1.pri, whole genome shotgun sequence genomic window:
- the CCNDBP1 gene encoding cyclin-D1-binding protein 1 isoform X2, translating to MEAREPLRDVRGALRAVLARLREGEPSEGREPFELPRFWDALGQTFQVASQEATKLSLAFSRPPLPSAENCRKLSEDVQNAILAVATVYYWLPKGQGTTLRKMVRDATTEVVEGMIQLTDTILNAPVESLSQEQLISTGGVWEACEQVSNLPRDNQAAVVSALAASLGVVKDAVEEMEHALVEGQDPYGDIMEDEELGFRGNRDTYWSEADRQLLSSCMGLMKASKACLKKVLAAVKAHGKADSPEHIAQLDDLADIANEISPSVDELALSMYPPVNPLAVRLNAAKLASVLTKVLEIAKTSHVCPPSEEGWVQFLTGAVDHNMNKVKNFTQGQL from the exons ATGGAGGCGCGGGAGCCGCTGAGGGACGTGCGCGGGGCGCTGCGGGCGGTGCTGGCGCGGCTGCGAG AGGGAGAGCCGAGCGAGGGCCGAGAGCCGTTCGAGCTGCCGCGCTTCTGGGACGCGCTAG gtcagACATTCCAAGTAGCATCACAGGAAGCTACAAAGCTGAGTCTGGCATTCTCAAGGCCTCCACTACCTTCTGCAGAG AACTGCCGGAAGCTGAGTGAGGATGTCCAAAATGCCATTCTTGCAGTTGCCACAGTGTACTACTGGCTACCCAAGGGCCAAG GTACTACTCTTCGGAAGATGGTTCGAGACGCTACCACTGAAGTAGTGGAAGGGATGATCCAGCTCACAGACACAATTCTCAATGCCCCAGTGGAGAG cttGTCTCAGGAACAGCTGATATCAACTGGAGGTGTGTGGGAGGCCTGTGAGCAAGTGTCTAACCTGCCACGAG ATAACCAGGCAGCAGTTGTGTCGGCTCTGGCTGCATCTCTAGGTGTGGTCAAGGATGCTGTGGAGGAGATGGAACAC GCACTGGTGGAAGGGCAGGATCCCTATGGGGACATCATGGAAGATGAAGAGCTGGGCTTTCGGGGCAACAGGGACACGTATTGGTCAGAGGCTGAcaggcagctgctcagctcctgcatggGACTGATGAAGGCTTCTAAAGCTTGCCTGAAGAAGGTCTTGGCTGCAGTGAAGGCCCATGGCAAAGCTGATTCTCCAGAGCACATTGCACAGCTGGATGACCTGGCAGACATTGCTAATGAGATCAGCCCAAG TGTTGATGAGCTGGCACTGAGCATGTACCCACCTGTGAACCCGTTGGCTGTGCGACTTAAC gCTGCTAAATTGGCCTCAGTATTAACGAAAGTCTTAGAGATTGCAAA GACAAGCCATGTATGTCCACCATCAGAAGAAGGCTGGGTGCAGTTTCTAACTGGTGCAGTAGATCACAACATGAACAAAGTCAAGAACTTCACACAGGGTCAGCTTTAA
- the CCNDBP1 gene encoding cyclin-D1-binding protein 1 isoform X1: MEAREPLRDVRGALRAVLARLREGEPSEGREPFELPRFWDALGQTFQVASQEATKLSLAFSRPPLPSAENCRKLSEDVQNAILAVATVYYWLPKGQGTTLRKMVRDATTEVVEGMIQLTDTILNAPVERLSFSIAWFWDNFWEKSLSQEQLISTGGVWEACEQVSNLPRDNQAAVVSALAASLGVVKDAVEEMEHALVEGQDPYGDIMEDEELGFRGNRDTYWSEADRQLLSSCMGLMKASKACLKKVLAAVKAHGKADSPEHIAQLDDLADIANEISPSVDELALSMYPPVNPLAVRLNAAKLASVLTKVLEIAKTSHVCPPSEEGWVQFLTGAVDHNMNKVKNFTQGQL; encoded by the exons ATGGAGGCGCGGGAGCCGCTGAGGGACGTGCGCGGGGCGCTGCGGGCGGTGCTGGCGCGGCTGCGAG AGGGAGAGCCGAGCGAGGGCCGAGAGCCGTTCGAGCTGCCGCGCTTCTGGGACGCGCTAG gtcagACATTCCAAGTAGCATCACAGGAAGCTACAAAGCTGAGTCTGGCATTCTCAAGGCCTCCACTACCTTCTGCAGAG AACTGCCGGAAGCTGAGTGAGGATGTCCAAAATGCCATTCTTGCAGTTGCCACAGTGTACTACTGGCTACCCAAGGGCCAAG GTACTACTCTTCGGAAGATGGTTCGAGACGCTACCACTGAAGTAGTGGAAGGGATGATCCAGCTCACAGACACAATTCTCAATGCCCCAGTGGAGAGGTTGTCATTTTCAATTGCATGGTTCTGGGataatttttgggaaaaaag cttGTCTCAGGAACAGCTGATATCAACTGGAGGTGTGTGGGAGGCCTGTGAGCAAGTGTCTAACCTGCCACGAG ATAACCAGGCAGCAGTTGTGTCGGCTCTGGCTGCATCTCTAGGTGTGGTCAAGGATGCTGTGGAGGAGATGGAACAC GCACTGGTGGAAGGGCAGGATCCCTATGGGGACATCATGGAAGATGAAGAGCTGGGCTTTCGGGGCAACAGGGACACGTATTGGTCAGAGGCTGAcaggcagctgctcagctcctgcatggGACTGATGAAGGCTTCTAAAGCTTGCCTGAAGAAGGTCTTGGCTGCAGTGAAGGCCCATGGCAAAGCTGATTCTCCAGAGCACATTGCACAGCTGGATGACCTGGCAGACATTGCTAATGAGATCAGCCCAAG TGTTGATGAGCTGGCACTGAGCATGTACCCACCTGTGAACCCGTTGGCTGTGCGACTTAAC gCTGCTAAATTGGCCTCAGTATTAACGAAAGTCTTAGAGATTGCAAA GACAAGCCATGTATGTCCACCATCAGAAGAAGGCTGGGTGCAGTTTCTAACTGGTGCAGTAGATCACAACATGAACAAAGTCAAGAACTTCACACAGGGTCAGCTTTAA
- the CCNDBP1 gene encoding cyclin-D1-binding protein 1 isoform X3: MEAREPLRDVRGALRAVLARLRGQTFQVASQEATKLSLAFSRPPLPSAENCRKLSEDVQNAILAVATVYYWLPKGQGTTLRKMVRDATTEVVEGMIQLTDTILNAPVERLSFSIAWFWDNFWEKSLSQEQLISTGGVWEACEQVSNLPRDNQAAVVSALAASLGVVKDAVEEMEHALVEGQDPYGDIMEDEELGFRGNRDTYWSEADRQLLSSCMGLMKASKACLKKVLAAVKAHGKADSPEHIAQLDDLADIANEISPSVDELALSMYPPVNPLAVRLNAAKLASVLTKVLEIAKTSHVCPPSEEGWVQFLTGAVDHNMNKVKNFTQGQL; encoded by the exons ATGGAGGCGCGGGAGCCGCTGAGGGACGTGCGCGGGGCGCTGCGGGCGGTGCTGGCGCGGCTGCGAG gtcagACATTCCAAGTAGCATCACAGGAAGCTACAAAGCTGAGTCTGGCATTCTCAAGGCCTCCACTACCTTCTGCAGAG AACTGCCGGAAGCTGAGTGAGGATGTCCAAAATGCCATTCTTGCAGTTGCCACAGTGTACTACTGGCTACCCAAGGGCCAAG GTACTACTCTTCGGAAGATGGTTCGAGACGCTACCACTGAAGTAGTGGAAGGGATGATCCAGCTCACAGACACAATTCTCAATGCCCCAGTGGAGAGGTTGTCATTTTCAATTGCATGGTTCTGGGataatttttgggaaaaaag cttGTCTCAGGAACAGCTGATATCAACTGGAGGTGTGTGGGAGGCCTGTGAGCAAGTGTCTAACCTGCCACGAG ATAACCAGGCAGCAGTTGTGTCGGCTCTGGCTGCATCTCTAGGTGTGGTCAAGGATGCTGTGGAGGAGATGGAACAC GCACTGGTGGAAGGGCAGGATCCCTATGGGGACATCATGGAAGATGAAGAGCTGGGCTTTCGGGGCAACAGGGACACGTATTGGTCAGAGGCTGAcaggcagctgctcagctcctgcatggGACTGATGAAGGCTTCTAAAGCTTGCCTGAAGAAGGTCTTGGCTGCAGTGAAGGCCCATGGCAAAGCTGATTCTCCAGAGCACATTGCACAGCTGGATGACCTGGCAGACATTGCTAATGAGATCAGCCCAAG TGTTGATGAGCTGGCACTGAGCATGTACCCACCTGTGAACCCGTTGGCTGTGCGACTTAAC gCTGCTAAATTGGCCTCAGTATTAACGAAAGTCTTAGAGATTGCAAA GACAAGCCATGTATGTCCACCATCAGAAGAAGGCTGGGTGCAGTTTCTAACTGGTGCAGTAGATCACAACATGAACAAAGTCAAGAACTTCACACAGGGTCAGCTTTAA
- the ZNFX1 gene encoding NFX1-type zinc finger-containing protein 1 — translation MEGPGQEPHALQFRGGVRGHSLRLGTGFIGRGRNRTNKVPGQAPKLGENLHDSDYTFLHGRREEEFGGWISEVPQSSKNPRIQDEQANSEATGFWMKQKNEGRTMRYQGGQTHERGRGPWNEQENAFRGRRCQRGQAHERTRGPWNEQENGGRGRRYQGGQAQGGARGRGLRSRWENEGSTWRMQPRENPHFYQNATPGGAHHREQSRQARRIGYKFLESLLEKDPSEVVITLASNSGLKELLSQTTMSRNFVQLICQVLQKACSSQMDRQSVQHILGVLKESNFLKVCLPQYVSDMVTEIDPTVRHEYPEHISNIILLLQNLISTFPASSVQKVSLLLTVLTASIGALRAFGVDITEETEKNLDQVQMLMQHLQEKRREGTLRADKCTFVQPQDGQAESYRFMSIYPTYNEIHGNEKPFLRPNFVFGKYESTSIYLDTHFRLLREDFVRPLREGIMEVLQNLQDRNLRRKKFDDIRIYFDARIIAPSCTPDGIAYKVQFDTKPLRFVQWQNSKRLLYGSLVCMSQDHFETFLFATVSNRNAAELVNGIVELSFDADSQPLPGQFQPSDSFLMVETTAYFEAYRHVLEGLQKMREEDIPFQKYIVECDTRVKEPAYLKQDTAYNLAPLVKTSHKEKCPDSLRSVEILDPSQWLSMEDLKLDESQMQALNLALTNELAIIQGPPGTGKTYVGLKIVQALLTNDHVWQGLWKRPILIVCYTNHALDQFLEGILSFEFDGIVRVGGRCSSAALQRFTLKELRKHTSRFDFPDNLFRDSEYITNEMKEAEEGLLEGAKRLECTAYGVLHERYLKRHMAPQHWASLSRALEDTEFYYIGSQHSLILEWLGLGVSAFTQKAAENISAENPAGDSTGGQQEGEEEKEDEEEEELLAIPEMADLIEDERVLEDEMIANYWRREKEDDSVHEIARSMLAMKLDQEEGKAQPRQENMRWEITRGQRRKIMQKMKVELRKLNTMTELEANAIQDVWQLDLNSRWRLYRLWLQSYQGFIQESIRDYEEQYQAAARKLKELKLEQDLCILRSTRIVGMTTTGAAKYRRILQYIEPQIVIVEEAAEVLEAHTITTLSRECQHLILIGDHQQLQPSANVYDLAKNFNLEVSLFERLIKVNFPFVCLKYQHRMRPEIAQLISPHIYEKLENHPSVLEYENIKGVATNVFFVEHEVPEQEIQEGKSHQNPHEAHFVVQLCKYFLCQGYEPSQITILTTYTGQLFCLRELMPAKIFEGVKVHVVDKYQGEENDIILLSLVRSNKEGRPGFLQIPNRICVALSRAKKGLYCIGNMRMLGKVPLWNKIIETLGKNGHIGQSLELCCQNHPGTKTKVSTAEDFNSVPEGGCNRPCEFRLSCGHACARACHPYDPEHEEYKCLKPCQKVLCEDGHPCPKACYKSCGKCMMKVEKTLSKCGHIQMVPCHIPECKFECLEPCQKQLNCGHTCMRSCGQQCTIKCPKQVTATLKCGHEQKVSCWMTRMAHEEAVKCESKCSVTLACGHECSGSCHTCFGGRFHKACDSPCKRVLICSHKCQEPCTTECPPCQKECQNYCIHSKCKKKCWERCVPCAEPCEWQCQHYQCTKLCSEPCNRPRCNVPCMKMLPCGHPCVGLCGEPCPKKCLVCDHEELTQIFFGFEDDPDARFVQLEDCGHVFESQGLDHYMDEDDDVVKLKVCPLCQTPIRKNLRYGSSVKRQVEEIERVKQKIQGPAEEIESNRRRLRAALAQNLYLRHHLFSKYAMLEEKLKASPLSTKSIGLIENLLNFYKRVADLTNSLNKIDENEKKGLIKRLDEVQKWLDRQRISFTEQELTDLQSEIQRLTYLLSLLARCKARSVIPADIAAEINSAREILEGTKKFTEEDEAAVKAHLEKINVSLPMSGLGISEAERVQIVSAIGCPRGHWFKCKNGHIYVIGECGGAMQKSTCPECHEVIGGTNHTLESSNSLAPEMDGATHAAWSEVANDLLNFEDLLRLM, via the exons ATGGAGGGTCCTGGGCAGGAGCCCCACGCCCTACAATTCCGAGGTGGAGTGAGAG gGCATTCACTTCGTTTGGGCACTGGCTTTATAGGAAGAGGCAGAAACAGAACAAATAAGGTACCAGGCCAGGCACCTAAATTAGGGGAAAACCTCCACGACAGTGATTATACCTTTCTACATGGGCGAAGAGAAGAGGAGTTTGGTGGCTGGATTTCTGAGGTTCCTCAATCAAGTAAGAATCCAAGAATCCAAGATGAACAGGCCAACAGTGAAGCCACAGGATTCTGGATGAAACAGAAGAATGAGGGAAGGACAATGAGGTATCAAGGTGGACAAACACATGAGAGGGGCAGAGGACCCTGGAATGAGCAAGAAAATGCATTTAGAGGAAGAAGGTGTCAGCGTGGACAAGCCCATGAGAGGACCAGAGGACCCTGGAATGAACAAGAAAATggaggcaggggaaggaggtATCAAGGTGGACAAGCTCAGGGAGGAGCTAGAGGGAGAGGGCTGAGGAGTAGGTGGGAAAATGAAGGTAGCACATGGAGGATGCAACCTCGGGAGAATCCTCATTTCTACCAGAATGCTACCCCAGGTGGTGCCCACCACCGTGAGCAGTCTCGGCAAGCCAGAAGGATTGGCTATAAATTCCTTGAAAGTCTCCTTGAGAAAGACCCCTCAGAAGTTGTCATCACACTTGCTTCCAATTCAGGGTTGAAGGAACTTCTTTCCCAAACAACCATGAGCCGCAATTTTGTTCAGCTCATTTGCCAGGTGCTTCAGAAAGCATGCAGTTCCCAAATGGATAGACAGAGTGTCCAACACATTCTTGGGGTTCTGAAGGAGTCCAACTTTCTCAAGGTCTGTCTGCCACAGTATGTGTCTGACATGGTAACAGAAATAGATCCTACTGTACGCCATGAGTATCCTGAGCATATCAGCAACATCATTTTACTTCTTCAGAACCTGATAAGTACTttcccagccagctctgtgcagaaaGTCTCCCTTCTCTTGACAGTCTTGACAGCATCCATAGGTGCCCTGAGAGCTTTTGGTGTGGACATCACAGAAGAGACAGAGAAGAATCTCGATCAAGTCCAGATGCTCATGCAGCATCTGCAGGAGAAGAGACGTGAAGGCACCCTGAGGGCTGATAAGTGTACATTTGTGCAGCCTCAAGATGGGCAAGCAGAAAGCTATCGTTTCATGAGCATTTATCCAACATATAATGAGATACACGGTAATGAGAAACCCTTTCTACGTCCCAATTTTGTttttggaaaatatgaaagcacCAGTATTTATCTTGACACCCACTTCCGACTTTTGAGAGAAGACTTTGTAAGGCCTTTAAGGGAAGGTATCATGGAGGTTTTGCAGAACCTCCAGGACAGAAATTTAAGAAGGAAGAAATTTGATGATATAAGGATCTACTTTGATGCACGGATTATTGCCCCATCTTGTACCCCAGATGGCATTGCTTACAAGGTCCAGTTTGACACAAAACCACTGAGGTTTGTACAGTGGCAAAATTCCAAACGATTGCTGTATGGATCCCTTGTCTGCATGTCCCAAGATCACTTTGAAACATTCCTTTTTGCCACCGTTTCTAATCGTAATGCTGCAGAACTTGTCAATGGGATTGTGGAGCTGTCTTTTGATGCAGACAGCCAGCCATTGCCAGGACAGTTTCAACCCTCAGACTCTTTCCTCATGGTAGAGACAACTGCCTATTTTGAGGCCTATCGGCATGTGCTAGAAGGGTTGCAGAAAATGCGGGAAGAAGATATCCCATTCCAGAAGTACATTGTGGAATGTGATACACGGGTGAAGGAGCCAGCATACCTGAAACAGGATACTGCCTACAACCTTGCACCCTTGGTGAAGACTTCACATAAAGAGAAGTGCCCTGATAGCTTGAGAAGTGTCGAAATTCTAGATCCCAGTCAATGGCTTTCAATGGAAGATTTGAAATTAGATGAATCTCAGATGCAGGCATTGAATCTTGCACTCACCAATGAGCTGGCTATCATCCAAGGACCTCCTGGCACTG GGAAGACTTATGTGGGTTTGAAGATTGTTCAGGCTCTCTTGACTAATGATCACGTGTGGCAAGGCCTCTGGAAGCGTCCCATCCTTATAGTCTGCTATACTAACCATGCACTGGATCAGTTCTTAGAAG GAATACTCTCATTTGAATTCGATGGGATAGTGCGCGTTGGGGGCAGGTGTAgcagtgcagccctgcagagattCACCTTGAAGGAGCTGAGGAAGCATACCAGCAGATTTGACTTCCCAGACAACCTCTTCAGAGACTCTGAATAT ATAACAAATGAGATGAAGGAGGCTGAGGAGGGTCTCCTTGAAGGAGCGAAGCGGTTGGAGTGCACGGCCTACGGAGTTCTGCACGAGCGCTACTTGAAAAGGCACATGGCACCCCAGCACTGGGCCAGCCTGAGCAGGGCTCTG GAGGACACTGAGTTTTACTACATTGGTTCACAACACTCACTGATTCTGGAGTGGCTGGGACTTGGTGTATCTGCCTTCACCCAGAAGGCTGCAGAGAATATATCGGCTGAAAATCCag CTGGTGACTCTACAGGTGgtcagcaggagggagaggaggagaaggaagatgaagaagaggaggagctTTTGGCAATCCCAGAAATGGCTGACCTGATTGAAGATGAGAGAGTGCTTGAGGATGAAATGATAGCAAACTAttggaggagggagaaggaggatgACAGTGTTCATGAAATAGCCCGTTCCATGTTGGCTATGAAGCTGGaccaggaagaaggaaaagctcaACCACGGCAGGAGAACATGCGGTGGGAG ataaCTCGTGGCCAGAGGAGAAAAATTATGCAGAAGATGAAGGTTGAGCTCCGTAAACTGAACACAATGACAGAGTTAGAGGCCAATGCTATTCAGGATGTGTGGCAACTTGACCTGAACTCTCGCTGGAGGCTTTACAG GCTTTGGCTGCAGAGTTACCAGGGTTTTATTCAAGAGAGCATCCGGGACTATGAAGAGCAGTATCAGGCAGCAGCCAGAAAACTGAAAGAACTGAAGCTGGAGCAAGATCTTTGCATTCTCCGTAGCACCAGAATTGTGGGGATGACAACTACAG GTGCTGCAAAATACCGACGGATCTTGCAGTACATAGAGCCACAAATTGTCATTGtagaagaggcagcagaggtgCTTGAGGCTCACACCATTACTACTCTGAGTAGAGAGTGCCAGCACCTCATCCTCATTGGAGATCACCAGCAG TTGCAGCCTAGTGCAAATGTATATGACCTGGCCAAGAACTTCAACCTTGAAGTCTCTCTCTTTGAACGTCTGATCAAAGTGAATTTCCCCTTTGTCTGTCTGAAGTACCAA CACCGCATGCGCCCTGAAATTGCCCAGCTTATCAGTCCTCATATATACGAGAAACTGGAGAACCATCCCTCTGTCCTGGAATATGAGAACATAAAA GGTGTCGCAACTAATGTCTTCTTTGTGGAACATGAGGTTCCTGAACAAGAGATCCAGGAAGGGAAAAGCCACCAGAACCCACACGAGGCCCACTTTGTAGTGCAACTGTGCAAGTATTTCTTGTGTCAGGGCTATGAACCTTCTCAGATCACCATTCTCACTACTTACACTGGACAGCTTTTCTGTCTGCGTGAGCTCATGCCAGCAAAGATCTTTGAAGGTGTGAAGGTTCATGTGGTAGATAAGTACCAGGGAGAGGAGAATGATATTATTCTGCTGTCATTGGTGAGGAGCAACAAAGAGGGGAGACCTGGGTTCTTGCAGATCCCTAATCGGATATGTGTGGCATTGTCCAGAGCTAAGAAAGGCCTCTATTGTATTGGGAACATGAGAATGCTTGGCAAGGTTCCTCTCTGGAACAAGATCATTGAAACCCTTGGGAAGAACGGTCACATTGGCCAGTCATTGGAGCTTTGCTGTCAAAACCACCCTGGAACCAAGACAAAGGTATCTACAGCTGAAGACTTCAACAGTGTCCCGGAGGGAGGCTGTAATCGTCCCTGTGAGTTTAGGTTGAGTTGTGGACATGCTTGCGCAAGGGCATGTCACCCATATGACCCAGAGCACGAAGAGTACAAGTGCCTGAAGCCTTGTCAAAAGGTACTTTGTGAAGATGGGCACCCCTGCCCAAAGGCATGTTATAAGTCCTGTGGAAAATGTATGATGAAGGTAGAGAAAACTCTTTCTAAGTGTGGCCACATACAGATGGTGCCATGCCATATTCCAGAATGCAAATTTGAGTGCCTAGAACCTTGCCAGAAGCAGTTAAACTGTGGACACACATGCATGCGTTCCTGTGGGCAGCAATGCACAATTAAGTGTCCTAAACAGGTTACAGCCACACTGAAATGTGGCCACGAGCAGAAAGTTTCTTGCTGGATGACTAGGATGGCACATGAGGAGGCTGTGAAATGTGAGAGTAAGTGTTCTGTCACACTGGCATGTGGTCATGAATGTTCAGGTTCCTGTCATACGTGCTTTGGAGGAAGATTTCATAAGGCGTGTGATAGCCCATGCAAGCGTGTCTTGATCTGTTCCCACAAGTGTCAAGAGCCTTGTACTACAGAATGTCCTCCTTGTCAGAAGGAATGTCAGAACTATTGTATTCACAGCAAGTGCAAAAAGAAGTGTTGGGAAAGGTGTGTTCCTTGTGCTGAGCCATGTgagtggcagtgccagcactacCAGTGTACCAAGCTTTGCTCTGAGCCGTGCAACAGGCCTCGCTGCAATGTTCCCTGCATGAAGATGCTGCCCTGTGGTCATCCCTGTGTTGGATTGTGTGGAGAGCCCTGCCCAAAGAAGTGCCTTGTTTGTGACCACGAGGAACTCACTCAGATCTTCTTTGGCTTTGAGGATGACCCAGATGCTCGATTTGTACAGCTTGAAGACTGTGGCCATGTCTTTGAGTCTCAAGGCCTTGACCACTATAtggatgaagatgatgatgttGTCAAGCTGAAGGTATGCCCTCTGTGTCAGACACCCATCAGAAAGAATCTGAGATATGGCAGCAGTGTGAAAAGGCAGGTGGAGGAGATAGAACGGGTGAAACAGAAAATCCAAGGCCCGGCAGAGGAAATTGAGTCTAACAGACGGAGACTGCGGGCTGCACTGGCACAGAATCTTTATCTGAGGCATCACCTATTCTCTAAGTATGCCATGCTGGAAGAGAAACTAaaagcttctcctctctccacaaAGAGTATCGGACTAATTGAGAACCTGCTTAATTTCTACAAACGTGTAGCAGACCTAACTAATTCTCTGAATAAAATTGATGAGAATGAAAAGAAAGGGCTGATAAAGAGGCTGGATGAAGTGCAGAAGTGGTTGGATAGGCAACGCATCAGTTTTACAGAACAGGAGCTCACTGACCTGCAGTCTGAGATCCAGAGACTGACTTACTTGCTGAGCCTCTTGGCAAGGTGCAAAGCACGTAGCGTGATCCCTGCAGACATCGCAGCAGAGATTAACAGTGCACGTGAGATCCTGGAAGGGACAAAGAAATTCACAGAGGAGGATGAGGCTGCAGTGAaggctcacctggagaagatCAATGTGAGCTTGCCCATGTCAGGGCTGGGGATTTCTGAAGCTGAGCGAGTGCAGATTGTCAGTGCCATCGGCTGTCCCCGTGGCCACTGGTTCAAGTGCAAAAATGGGCACATCTATGTAATTGGGGAGTGTGGGGGGGCAATGCAGAAGAGTACATGCCCTGAGTGCCACGAAGTCATTGGTGGCACGAACCACACTCTCGAGAGCAGCAACAGCCTGGCCCCGGAGATGGATGGGGCAACCCACGCGGCCTGGTCCGAGGTGGCCAACGACCTGCTCAACTTCGAGGACCTGCTCCGGCTGATGTAG